The DNA region GATTCAACGTGGTGTATGCCTTCCCGGGCATGGTCATTGCAACGTTGTTTGTCACATTCCCACTGATGGTCCGAGAGGTGATGCCTGTCTTGCAGGAGCTTGGATCTCAGCAAGAAGAAGCTGCTTCAACGCTTGGTGCATACGGCTGGAGAACGTTCTGGAGTGTTACCTGGCCATCCATCCGCTGGGCAGTTGTGTACGGTCTTGTGTTGACGGTTGCACGCTCGCTTGGGGAATTTGGTGCGGTGCTGGTTGTATCGGGTAACATCATGAACAAAACGCAGACAGCAACAACGCTTGTATATCAGGATGTTGAGAATTTTAATGTAGCTGCCGCAAATGGTGTGGCATTGGTACTGGTTACCTTTTCCGTCGGGCTGCTGCTTATGATGGAATGGGCCAAGAAGCGAAAGGAAGTGCATTGAGATGCATGTGGAAGTCCGTGATCTGAACAAACATTTCGGTGATTTTCATGCGGTAAAAGATGTCTCGTTCGATATTGCCAAAGGCCATCTGATCGGTTTGCTGGGACCCAGCGGAGGTGGGAAAACATCCATTCTGCGTATGCTGGCGGGTCTGGAGAACCCGGGTTCCGGGGAGATTCGTTTTCACGGAAAGATCGTCAACCATCTGCCTCCACAGGAGCGGGGAATCGGATTTGTATTTCAGAACTACGCCTTGTTCAAACATATGACGGTATTTGATAATATCGCCTTTGGACTCAAGGTCAAAAAGACACCTAAAACCCAGATCCGTGATCGGGTCATGGAGCTTGTGGAGTTGACGGGGCTGAAGGGGTTCGAGCAGCGTTATCCGCATCAGTTGTCTGGTGGACAGCGTCAGCGTGTTGCTTTTGCCAGAGCATTGGCACCGGAGCCGCAGCTGCTGTTGCTGGATGAGCCATTCGCCGCCATTGATGCCAAGATCCGTCAGGAACTGCGTTCCTGGCTGAGAGAGCTGATTGAGCGGGTAGGCATCACTTCGATTTTTGTAACCCATGACCAGGATGAAGCCATTGAAGTTGCCGACGAAATTATGATTATCAGCCAAGGGCGGTTGGAGCAGAAAGGCACGCCATGGGATATATACAAGAATCCGGAGACACCTTTTGTTGCCACATTTATCGGGGAATCCACCGTTGTGGAGGACGCTTCACAGCTCAAGGGCTTCGAACATGCGGTCGAAGGAGAGCGCACACGTGCGCTGATCCGGCCTGAGTATATTGAGATCGGTTTGAAAAACGAGTTTAGCATGCTGTCCGCTACTGAAAAGGGAACGGTTAAACACCTTCATTTTCGTGGCAGTGAATGGATGGTCGAAGTGGAAGTTGAGGGACATAAACTGATCACGTATCGTTCCCTGGAAAAAACCACCTTGCAAGTCGGCCAACAGATCCGGGTACTTGTCCATCGGGCGTATCTGTTCAATGATTCCGATAGCTGGGTGGTGGAGAACCGATTGAAGGAAGATCCAATGCCGGTCATCATCTAAGCAGAGCATCAATGGTTCAAGGAACCATCTATAATTTTGGAAAGAGGGCTGCCCATGCAGACGAGGAAGAAGAAAATCACCCCTTTATATGCTGTCCTCATGCTTCTGCTCGTCTGCATGACCGTTGGATGCAGCAAGCAGGAGGATGCGAGCGAACAGAGCGGAGCATCCGCAGACGACCAGTCCAATACGCTGGTTATCGGTGCTTACAGTGTAGCCAAAGACGCCGTTGGAGAGTTGCTGCCCAAATTTCAGGAGGAATGGAAAGCCAAGACGGGGCAGACCGTTCACTTCCAAGAATCCTATGAAGCTTCCGGCACGCAGGCGAGAGCCATTGTTGGCGGATTTGAAGCCGATGTTGCGCTTCTCGCAATGGAGAGTGATATTGATAAGCTGGTCAAAGCCGATCTGGTCAGCTCCAATTGGAAGCAGACACCGAATGAAGGCATGATCACCCGTTCGATTGTTGTTCTCGGTACAAGAGCAGGTAACCCGCTTGGGATTCGTGATTTTGAAGATTTGACCAAGCCGGGTGTGAAGGTGCTCTATCCTAATCCGAAGACGTCAGGCGGAGCCCAATGGGATATTAATGCCATTTACGGTGCGGGCTTGAAGCTATCTGAGGAGCAAGGGAAAAAAGATCCTGCTGTGGCTAAAGCCTTTTTGGAAAAGGTACATGAGAACGTCGAGTCACTGGATAAGAGCGGTCGATCCTCAATGGCGGCTTTTGAATATGGCGTGGGGGATGTTATCGTCACGTATGAGAATGAACTGCTTGCCCGGATTGCCAAGGGAGTAAATTATGACATCGTCGTTCCCAAAAACACGATCCTGATTGAAAATCCGGCGGTTGTTGTAGACAAATATGCGGATAAGCATGGCAATCGTGAATTGGCTGAAGCCTTTGTAGCGTATCTGCGTACGCCGGAGGCCCAGCGCATTTTTGCCAAGCACGGGTTCCGTTCGGTAGACCCTGATGTGTTTGCAGAGACAAAGTCTGCGTTCCCGACGCCCGAAGGTCTGTTCGATATTAATTACCTCGGCGGATGGGATAAAGTGCGCAGTACACTGTATTCCAAACGAGGTGTATGGTACCAGGTGTTGGCGGGATTATAGACCATACCATATCACACGGTTATTGAATTTTAGACGATAAATTATGACCCAAACCTTCATTTCACGATATAAAGTGAGCTGGAGGTTTTTTGCATTTCTAGACTAAGATGTTAATTCATTTAAACCCGATAGGTTAAGTTGGAAAAAATCGTTGCTTTTTGTTTAATCCTTGCCTATACTAACTAACAGAACATCAAATTACAGCGAGGGGAAATATCATAATGAAATCTAAAAAAATGTGGCTGTCCATGATGCTGGTACTGGTTATCGCAATCATGACTGCATGCGGAAGCAGCGGTGACGGAACAAGCTCTTCGTCTAATACCGGAGAAAATACAGCAACGACAGATAATGGTCAACCGAAAGACGGCGGCAGCATCATTATTGCTGTTCAGGATGACCCTAAAGTGATGAATCCGATTTATGCGGGTGACCGTGTAACGTTGACGATTGATCAATCCTTATATGCTCCACTGTTCAATGTGAATGATGGCAAAAAAACGTATGTACTCGCAGACAGTGACAGCTTCTCTGATGATCACCTGACGTATACGTTGAAGCTGAAAGACGGGCTGAAATGGCATGACGGACAGCCTTTGACAGCGGATGATATCGTGTTCACGATGGATAGCATCCTTGATGAGAAACAGCACAGTTCTTCCCGCAGTCAGTATGTTTTTGATGGCAAACCGGTGAAAGTAACCAAGATCGACGACCTGACGGTGGAATTCAAATTGCCGGAAGTATCTGCTGCTTTTGAAGGAGCATTGGTTTCTTTCTATCCAATTCCTAAACATATTTTTGAAGGCGAAGCCGATATTGAGAAAAGCGACAAAAACAACAACCCGATCGGTTCCGGTCCGTTCAAGTTCAAGGAATACCGTCCGGGCGAATACGTAACACTGGAACGTTTTGATGATTACTTTGCAGGCAAAGCTCATCTGGATAGCGTGACGTACCGTGTAGCGAAAGATCCAAATGCGGCGAACCTGGCCCTGCAAAACGGCGAAATTCAAATGCGTATGGTCGACACACAGGATTACAACAAATTGAATGACACAGGCAAATTCAACATGCTGACTTACCCGGAAGGCCGCTTGCAATACATGGTGTTCAACCTGAACGTGCCTTCAATGCAAAAGAAAGAAGTTCGTCAAGCCATCGCTTATGCTTTGGATAAAAATGAACTGATTACCGCTTCGTATTCCTCAGCTGATTTTGCTGAACCGGCTCCGTCGATTCTGACACCGGATACGTTATACCAAACGGATGATGTTGAGAAATACGACTACAACGTGGAAAAAGCGAAGCAACTGCTGGCTGATGCAGGCGTAAGCAACCTGAAATTACGTCTTGCGTACACAAACACTAACAAACCACAAACCAGCCAAGCGCTGTACATTCAGCAAAAACTGAAAGACGTTGGCATTGAAGTGGAATTGCTGCCGATGGACGGAACGGCTTATGGTAACCGTACACTGGACATGAACAATACAGACTTTGAACTGTCCTTTGGTGGATACATCATGGGTTATGAGCCGGATGCCTATAAATCTCTCTTCCTGAGCGATGCGGCATACAACTACTCCCATTACAAAAATGCCGATTTCGACAAGCTGTGGAATGAAGCTGCCGTTCAAATTGACGAAACCAAACGTGGCGATTTGTACAAACAAATCCAACAAACCGTAGCAAATGAAATGACTGTATACCCCATTGCCTACACGAAAGCTGTAGTCGCTGTGGATAACACATACGGCGGCGTTGAAGATGCAAATCCGAAACCAGTCGTTATGCTCGAAGATCTGTCTAAACTATTTAAAAAATAATCATATAGAATGAAACGTATCGGAGTGCCCGATGTGAATCCTTGCTTCAATCCACATGCGTTCATTCTATATAACAAGCCAATAACGCCGGCCGCGAGGCCGGCGTTGATTCGGAGGTGCCCATGTGAACAACTATATTGTCCGAAGGATCGCACAAGCGATTCCGCTTCTTTTTGTAATCTCCATCGTATCGTTCACCTTGATCAAGCTGGCGCCCGGCGATCCGGTGCTTTCCTTTGTTACCCCGAATATGGGAGCAGAGGATGTGGAACGTATTCGGCAAAACCTCGGACTTGATCAGCCGATGTACGTGCAGTATGTCGTATGGCTCAAAAATGTTTTGTCTGGTGATCTCGGTTATTCACTGGTGAACCATCGACCGGTTGCCGAGATGATTATTGAACGCTTGCCTGCAACGTTTGGCTTAATGGGGGTGTCGCTATTATTATCTTTGCTCATTTCCATTCCGCTCAGCATGATTGCGGGCTCGCGTCAGAACAGCCTGTTTGACCGTGGACTCAGCCTGATCTCGTATATCGGGATATCGATTCCAAGCTTCTGGTTCGGTATGATGCTGATCTATTTCTTTGCAGTAGAGCTGCACTGGTTGCCGAGCATGGGTATGCGAACAGTCGGTATGGACTCCGCATGGGATATTATCAAACACGGTATTCTGCCATGCACAGTATTGACCTTTATGAACGTGTCCGTGTACATGCGCTATATTCGATCGAATACAATCAGTCAACTGGAAGAGGACTATGTTCAGATTCAGTATGCCTACGGTGCAACGAAAGGAACGGTACTGCTTCGTCACGTGCTCAAAAATGTACTGCTGCCTGTAATCACCATTCTGGGCATGTCTTTGCCGGAGTTGATTGCGGGAGCATTTATTACGGAGTCCGTTTTCTCGTGGCCGGGAATGGGCTCGCTCGGAATCTCGGCCGTTCACGGTCTGGATTATCCGATTATTATGGGTATTACGATGATGTCTTCTGTGCTGCTGGTCGTCGGAAACCTGATAGCTGATATCTTATATGGCGTGGTAGATCCACGAATCAAGACAACGGGGTGAGACAAAAATGAATTCAATGCGCTGGCGTAATTTACGGACGCAGTTCCGGCAGCAGAAACTGGGCCTTGCAGCTGTCATCATATTGGGCATCTTTGTGCTCGCATCCCTGTTTGCGTTTCTGTCTCCGCATGATCCTAATGAAATTGTAGTGATGGAACGGCTTCAACAGCCAAGTGCAGATCATTGGTTTGGTACGGATGATTACGGACGGGATTATCTGGCTAGGGCCTTGTATGGAGGGCGGGTATCTCTCGCCGTAGGTTTCCTGTCGATGGCGATCGCCGTTATTGTAGGAACTCTTGTAGGGACGGTTAGTGGTTATTTTGGCGGCTGGGTGGATAATACGTTGATGCGTATTGTTGATGTGCTCATGTCGATTCCATCCTTCTTTCTGATGCTGATCCTGAACGCATATCTCAAGCCGGGGATTGGTACGATTATTGTCATTATCGGGGTGTTAAGCTGGATGAATATTGCCCGGATTGTCAGGGCTGAAGCGATGTCAGTCAAGCAGCGGGAATATGTGCTGTATGCGCGTGTATCGGGTCAGAAGCCGGGCCGGATCATTATGAAGCATATCATTCCCAATGTCATACCCACCATCATTGTGGCAGCCACGATCAACATCGCGAGTGCAATTCTGATGGAATCGTCGCTAAGCTTCCTCGGACTGGGAGTCAAACAGCCGAACTCCTCATGGGGAAGCATGCTTAACGATGCGCAGGGCTTTATTAGTGAAGCGCCGTATATGGCGATCTTCCCGGGACTGTTTATTTTGCTGACGGTGCTATCGTTTAACTTCTTGGGCGATGTGTTCCGCGTAGCCTTTGAGCCGAAAGCGAACAAGCGATAGATGATCGTTTACTGCCAAATTTTTTAGAATAGAGAAGTTATTCTGATCGCGAAGTAATTCAGTGTAATATTAATCTTTTAACTTATATAGTCGACAACCCATATCATGTAAACAGCGGGGTGAATACAACAATGACAGATTTATTATCGGTCAAACAACTGAAAACGTCCTTTGCAACGCGGGAAGGTGAGATACAGTCCGTCCGGGGTGTGAGTTTTACGTTAAATGAGGGCGAAGTGGTGGGACTGGTCGGCGAGTCCGGCAGCGGAAAAAGTGTAACCGCCCGTTCGCTGATCCGACTGATCCAGCCGCCAGGCCAGATTACGGATGGTCAGATTTTGTTCAGGGGAGAAGATTTGCTGACCAAGTCGGACAAGGAGCTGCGCAAAATCCGGGGTAACCGCATCTCGATGATTTTTCAGGACCCGATGACATCACTTAACCCAGTGGTTCGTGTAGGCAAACAGATGACAGAGGTCATCCGTCGTCACCGAAAAATGGACAAGGCGGCAGCACGCAAGGAAGCAATCGAGTTGCTGCGACAAGTGGGCATTCCCTCTCCGGAAGAGCGAATTGACCAATATCCACACGAGTTCAGCGGAGGCATGAGACAACGGGTAATGATCGCTATGGCTCTGTCCTGCAAGCCGGAGTTATTGATCGCTGATGAACCGACGACGGCACTGGATGTGACCATTCAGGCACAGATCTTGCAGCTGATGCAGGAACTGAAAGAGTCCACGCAGACGTCCATTCTAATGATTACGCATGACCTTGGCGTTGTTGCGCAGGTCTGTACCCGTGTAATTGTGATGTACGGTGGACTCATTATGGAAGAAGGGCCTGTGGAACGTATTTTCGCTCATCCTCAGCATCCATATACCCAAGGGTTGCTGCGTTCCATTCCGAAACCCGGCGAGGAAGGTGGACGCCAGCGGCTGGCAACGATTGAGGGCACACCGCCCAATCTGCTTCACCCACCAACCGGGTGCCCATTTATGGAACGTTGCCCACACGCCATGGAGGTATGCAAACAGATGCCTGCGTACACTGAGACTGCGCCCGGTCATCGAGCGCTATGCTGGTTGCTGGACGATAAGGCTCGGGAACAGCCTCAAGTACAAGCAGATGCAACGTCAGAGGAGGTGGAGAAATGAGTTCAGGAACAGATCAGCGTGAAGTATTGCTGGACGTGCGTGGATTGAAAAAATATTTTCCGGTCCGTGGTGCTGGCAAAGGCAAAGACGTCGTGAAAGCCGTGGATAACGTTAGTTTTCATATTCACAAGGGAGAGACATTTGGGCTGGTTGGAGAATCTGGCTGTGGCAAATCAACGACTGGACGCAGCATTGTGAGACTCTTCGATGTAACGGACGGAAGCATTATGTTTGGCGGACAGGATGTTGCCAAGATGAATGAACGCCAGTTGAAGCCGTTTCGCAAACGAATGCAGACGATTTTCCAGGACCCTTATTCTTCACTAAATCCGGGTATGGATGTTCAGCAGATTATTAGTGAACCCATGGAAATTCATAATTATGCTTCCAAGGCAGAGATGAAGGGACGAGCGCTTGACCTGATGAACCGTGTGGGCCTGAAGCCAGAACACGCGGAGCGTTATCCGCATGAATTCAGTGGAGGGCAGCGTCAGCGGATCAGCATTGCCCGGGCATTGTCGGTGAACCCGGAATTCATTTTGTGTGATGAGCCGTTGTCCGCTCTGGATGTGTCCGTACAGGCACAGGTGGTCAATATGCTTGAAGATCTGCAGGCAGAGATGGGACTGACCTATTTGTTCATTGCCCATGATTTGTCGATGGTACGCCACATCTCGAACCGGATCGGTGTGATGTACCGCGGCAAATTAGTGGAAGTTGCACCAACGGAGGAACTGTACCGTAATCCGGTACATCCGTACACCCAGGCATTGCTGGCGGCAATCCCTGTACCTGATCCAAGTGTACGGAACGTGGCACCACCGGTCTACAGCGGGGATACCGATCCTTCCGCCCGGGGACGGGATGAAGAACCAGAGTGGATGGAAGTTTCGCCAGGACACTTTGTATCCGGCTATCGGGACAGGATATAATGGACTAGGCTTGGATATGTGGATAGAGTGTATAAGGTATAGAGGAAGGTGTGAGCAGGATGAGTGCTGAATTTAAGTTGTCCCAAAATACAGCCATTCGGTTGGAACAGGCACGTGGCAAAGGCATGTCGGATGCAGCTTTGTTGGAAGCGATACAAGCCAAAGATGTGTCTGCTTTTGATGCCGTGTCTGAGGAGCACTACAGATATGATGATCTTTTCTCCTATGCGGACGAGCATGGCGAGAATCTGGAAGGTGCGGTTAAAGACGGTTACCGGATTACCTTTAACACTCGTGGTGGTCTGGGCATCTACTTGGAGAAGTCCTTCGGATTACAGCCGGAGAAAGACTTTACTGTCGGTGAAGGCATCGTAACCGGGTTGAAATTAAAACAGGAGCAGGCAGAAGTGCTCGCCAAACGCCTCGCATCAAACTGGGTCATTACCGAGTCTAAGGAAGTGCCTGAGGGCCAAGAGTTGACGTTGAAGCTTAGGGCTTTGGTTTAGTTCATAGCGAATCAACGGATAGGGAGTCTGACTGCGAAATGTCAGATAACAGGCTGTCCCGTTTGCAGTGAATAACTGCGGCGGGATAGTCTTTTTTTTTGCAAAAATAGAGGTGGGAGATTACAATCTACATATCATTAATCGGATGGAACATGAATTTGGAGTGTATTGCTTCCGGGATAGAGAGGGGACTAACATAATGAATCAACTAACTTTCTTGGGAACCGGGGATGCGATGGGTGTTCCGCGGGTGTATTGTGATTGCGCCGTTTGCACAGAAGCCCGAATTACGGGGATCAACCTTCGCAAACGTGCTGCTGTTTTGATTCATAGTGATGGCGAGCACGAACCTTTCATGATTGACTGCGGACCGGACTGGAGGTCACAGATGGAAGACCAAGGGATGCGGATGGTGCAGACGCTGCTGATCACACATGCGCATTTTGATCATATTGGAGGCCTGCCTGAATGGGCAGATGCGTGTCGCTGGTTGGGTGTAAAAGGGCAGTTGTATGCACCACGGGAGGTGATTGCGACCATTCGGAGCCAATTTCCATGGCTCGGTCGTCATATGGATTTTATGGAAACAGATGCGGATATCGAGCTTGGTGGATGGAAGGTGCACTCCTGGAAGGTGTGCCACGGTCATAATGGCTATTCGTATGCGTATCGACTGGAACGTGAAGGGTACAGCTGGGCATATTGCTCGGATGCCATTGATCTGAATGCTTCGGAGAAGCAGCCGTTGTACGGGCTGGATCTGCTGGTCCTTGGAACGAGCTTTGTTCATGAACTTGCGGAATTCTCCACCCGCTCGGTGTACGATATGGTTGAGGCGCAGGAGCTGTTGCAGGATTTGCAGCCGGGGCAGACCTATTTTACACATATGTCTCACGACGTGGATATACGCCAGAATTATGATTTGGATCAAGGGATTACGCTGGCACTTACCGGTCTGAAGGTGAAGTTGGGAGAATAGGACAGCCATGCTAAAAATAAATTCAGAAGAGCGTATCCTTTGCCGGAGGTTCTTCGTTTACATAGTGTAAGGCAAATACAGCAAGTGAATTGAAGCAAGATCAATCAGGAACCAACAAAGGGGGGCCCCAAACATGGCCTTTGTGAAGTCCGTGGATTGCAGAATCAACAGACCACATGAGAATAAACGAATTGAATCATATAGCCATTCCGGTGTTCAAACCGGATATACGTTAGAGCAAACGATGGAAGCTGCGCTGCCGGATCTGCTGGGTTCGTTGTATGCCTATTGCATGTCATTGACAGGTTCAGTTTGGGAGACAGAGGATCTGGTTCAGGATACATGTGTTAAAGTACTATCCTCTTCAGCTACCCGAAGAACGAGCATGACAGAGGACATGAACTGGGAAGCCTATCTCATCCGCGTTGCGCGCAACACCTGGATTGACGCCATACGGAAGCGTGAGACATTGGCGAGCAAACTGGAAAGCATGAAGCCATTGATGCAGGAATATGAGGAAGAAGGGCGTTTCGAGGAAGTTGAGTTCGCTGTTCAGATCCTTGTGGATGAACTGCCACCGTGGCAGCGAGCGATATATATGTTACGTGATTTAATGGGATATACGACGGTAGAGACTGCTGAACTGTTGGATACGACGGAAGGTGCGGTCAAAGCTGCCCTGAGTCGTGCCCGCTCTGCCCTGGCCAAAGTGAGGCACAGCCTGAACGAACCGGATTCTGACCATACGAATCAAGTGGATGAGGACCAACAAAATCGGGAGGAATTGCGCAGTTATTTACTGGCGTTCCGCAGTGGTGATACAGCCCGTTTAATTGATCTATGCCTGAATCAGACGGATGATCCGATGGCTGTGGCGGGGACGATTTTGCAGCAGACTCTGCCGTCTCAATCGATGCAGCCCGTGATGTACAGTTATTCATGCTCCGATACGAATTCCATGTCGTATGGGGGAGGATATACGGTCAGCATGGTTGCGTAAACCGGGGAGGCAAATTGCATGAACGTGGTACCTTATGTTGTTGAACAGACAGCCCGCGGAGAGCGGAGCTATGATATTTATTCCCGTTTGCTGAAAGATCGGATCATTATGGTATCCGGGGAAATTGAGGATCAGATGGCCAACGCCATCGTGGCCCAGTTGTTGTTTCTGACCGCAGAGGACCCGGAGAAGGATATCCAGATGTATATTAACAGTCCTGGCGGTTCCGTGACTGCCGGATTCTCCATCTATGACACGATGCAATTCGTGAAGCCTGACATTTCCACGATCTGCACAGGTATGGCGGCCAGCTTCGGTACGATCCTGCTGGTTGGTGGAACAAAAGGGAAACGGCTTGCATTGCCAAACAGCGAAATCATGATTCACCAGCCGCTTGGCGGAACACGGGGGCAGGCCTCGGATATGTTGATTCATGCCAACCGGATTATCCAGCACCGTCAGCGACTTAACAAGCTGCTTGCTGATCATACGGGACAGCCGATGGAGCGGATTGAAAAGGATACAGATAGAGATTACTTCCTGACCGCTGCGGAAGCCGTCGAGTATGGTCTTGTGGATAAGGTGATATCCAGCACGTAAGGGACGAAAGGCAAGGATTGAATTTCGTCTTTTTGAATTAGCAGGTTAGCCAGTAATTGCTGGTTAGCCTTTTTTGTCATTTTACGATGAGATAAGTCAGGAGCACATGGTGTCTTTGGCTTTCGGGGCTAGGTCTGTATTGGTGTTGGAAACAAATGTGAAATAACCATTGACTAAAAGTATATATAGTGTGTATATTTTATATATACACTATGTGCGCAAGCGACTGAATTATGACCATGAGGTGAGGTAACATTAGAATTCTAATATCCAATGCATCAAGCGATCCGATCTACATACAGATCCTGACCCAGATTAGACAGAGCATTTTAAGCGGGGAACTGGCTGCAGGGGAGACTCTGCCCTCAATCCGTCAACTTGCGAAGGATCTACAGGTGAGTGTAATTACAACCAAACGTGTCTATGAGGAGCTGGAGAAAGAGAAGCTGATTGATTCTGTCGTAGGCAAAGGCAGTTTTGTCTCCGGGGCCAATCAGGATTTTATTCGGGAACAGCGGCTGAAGCGAATGGAAGAGAAAATGCTCGATATCCTTCGTGAGAGCAAGGAACTGGGCATGAGTGCTCAGGAAGTAATTAAGCATTTTACGTTGTTAGTGGAGGAGGAACACACATGACGAACGCAATTGAATTGCGCAACCTATCGAAAACGTACCCCTTATTCAAACTGGATCAGATATCTTTGGATGTAAAACAAGGGTATATTACCGGACTTATCGGACCTAACGGGGCGGGGAAAAGCACACTGATCAGCCTGATTACCGGATTGATTCGTCCAGACTCCGGGAGCATCAGAACGTTGGGAAACGCGATCCCTACTCAGGAAGTTAACGTTAAGGAGCGCATTGGTATTGTTTCTGATGAATGTTTCTATTATGAGCATCTTACGATACGTGAAATGAAAAGCATGATTGCTCCCTTTTATAAGAAATGGGATGAAAAGCAATTTAACTGCTATCTGGAGCAATTCGAATTGTCTCCCAAAAAGAAGATTCAGGAACTGTCCAAAGGCATGAAAATCAAATTTTCACTGGCTGTCGCTTTATCTCACGATGCAGAGCTGCTTATCATGGATGAGCCGACATCCGGGCTTGATCCTGTGTTTCGGAGAGAACTGCTTGACCTGCTTGCAGATATGATACAGGATGAGACCAAATCCATTATTTTCTCGACTCATATCACAACCGATTTGGAGCGTATAGCAGACTATATTACGTTCATCAATAAAGGAAGGATTATATTTAATGAAACAAAGGATGATGTGCTTGAAAGGTACACGATCGTAAAAGGAGACATGAAGCTGCTAGATGCGGACACCCGAAGGCAATTCGTTGGAATCCGTGAGACAGCGGTCGGTTTTGAAGGCTTGGCAGATAACAGGGCGGAGGTAGAACGATTGTTTGGTAATGATGCTCTTTTACACAGACCCTCACTCGAAGATCTCATCTATTTTACGGCCAAGGGGGAACGGCATCATGCTTAACTTGATTCGCAAAGATTATATCGCTTTGAAAAGTTCGCTATGGACGATTATTTTTTATTTTGTTGTATTCAGTGTCGCATTTATCCCGACAGTGGAAATGTCGATGTATTTTGTAGGGATCTATACCGCATTCGGTTCAATTATGCTTGCAACCATGATTGATATCAAAAACCATAATCATAAATTTCTTGTCACGCTCCCGATCAGCCGCAGAAACATTGTGCAAGCGAAGTATCTGTCTGCCGTTCTCTATACACTTTTTGGAGTTTTCGCTTCGTCTGGCGCTCACTGGCTGCTTAACGTTCTTTTCCCTGAATTGAACAAGCCTGACCTATCGGCACTGGACATCCTGATTTCGATTGGAATGGTGCTTGTTCTAATTTCGATCTACATGCCTCTTTTTTACGCCCTTAGTAAAAAGGGAGCCGGAATCATTAATACGGTATTCATGTTCGTTCTTATTATTTTAGCGCAACCTGTTGCCTGGCTCATGAGTATGGCAGGAGAGAACGGAATGGGGCGTGCTTCGGTTTATGTTGTGGTTTCAGTTTGCATTCTTCTATTATTCATTGCCTCCTATTTTGTAACGGTCCGTCTGTTTGCAAGGAAGGATCTATAGGATGAATGAATAAGAATTTCAATAAAAAATAAAAACATCAGCTTTCTGTTTAGTCTGGCATTCGAGATGACAGAGCTCAAAAAGTCGCCATATGGCGACTTTTTGTGTTACGGAAGATGTTATATCTTCGCAACCTGCCGGACAAGTTATTCGTTCATATGCAAATACAGATTTTTGCAAAAGGAACATTATAAAAATTTGGTCAGCGCAATCAGCCTGCTCATGCCTTCC from Paenibacillus sp. JNUCC-31 includes:
- the clpP gene encoding ATP-dependent Clp endopeptidase proteolytic subunit ClpP is translated as MNVVPYVVEQTARGERSYDIYSRLLKDRIIMVSGEIEDQMANAIVAQLLFLTAEDPEKDIQMYINSPGGSVTAGFSIYDTMQFVKPDISTICTGMAASFGTILLVGGTKGKRLALPNSEIMIHQPLGGTRGQASDMLIHANRIIQHRQRLNKLLADHTGQPMERIEKDTDRDYFLTAAEAVEYGLVDKVISST
- a CDS encoding ABC transporter ATP-binding protein → MTDLLSVKQLKTSFATREGEIQSVRGVSFTLNEGEVVGLVGESGSGKSVTARSLIRLIQPPGQITDGQILFRGEDLLTKSDKELRKIRGNRISMIFQDPMTSLNPVVRVGKQMTEVIRRHRKMDKAAARKEAIELLRQVGIPSPEERIDQYPHEFSGGMRQRVMIAMALSCKPELLIADEPTTALDVTIQAQILQLMQELKESTQTSILMITHDLGVVAQVCTRVIVMYGGLIMEEGPVERIFAHPQHPYTQGLLRSIPKPGEEGGRQRLATIEGTPPNLLHPPTGCPFMERCPHAMEVCKQMPAYTETAPGHRALCWLLDDKAREQPQVQADATSEEVEK
- a CDS encoding RNA polymerase sigma factor encodes the protein MAFVKSVDCRINRPHENKRIESYSHSGVQTGYTLEQTMEAALPDLLGSLYAYCMSLTGSVWETEDLVQDTCVKVLSSSATRRTSMTEDMNWEAYLIRVARNTWIDAIRKRETLASKLESMKPLMQEYEEEGRFEEVEFAVQILVDELPPWQRAIYMLRDLMGYTTVETAELLDTTEGAVKAALSRARSALAKVRHSLNEPDSDHTNQVDEDQQNREELRSYLLAFRSGDTARLIDLCLNQTDDPMAVAGTILQQTLPSQSMQPVMYSYSCSDTNSMSYGGGYTVSMVA
- a CDS encoding ABC transporter permease, whose product is MNSMRWRNLRTQFRQQKLGLAAVIILGIFVLASLFAFLSPHDPNEIVVMERLQQPSADHWFGTDDYGRDYLARALYGGRVSLAVGFLSMAIAVIVGTLVGTVSGYFGGWVDNTLMRIVDVLMSIPSFFLMLILNAYLKPGIGTIIVIIGVLSWMNIARIVRAEAMSVKQREYVLYARVSGQKPGRIIMKHIIPNVIPTIIVAATINIASAILMESSLSFLGLGVKQPNSSWGSMLNDAQGFISEAPYMAIFPGLFILLTVLSFNFLGDVFRVAFEPKANKR
- a CDS encoding MBL fold metallo-hydrolase; translation: MNQLTFLGTGDAMGVPRVYCDCAVCTEARITGINLRKRAAVLIHSDGEHEPFMIDCGPDWRSQMEDQGMRMVQTLLITHAHFDHIGGLPEWADACRWLGVKGQLYAPREVIATIRSQFPWLGRHMDFMETDADIELGGWKVHSWKVCHGHNGYSYAYRLEREGYSWAYCSDAIDLNASEKQPLYGLDLLVLGTSFVHELAEFSTRSVYDMVEAQELLQDLQPGQTYFTHMSHDVDIRQNYDLDQGITLALTGLKVKLGE
- a CDS encoding ABC transporter ATP-binding protein; translated protein: MSSGTDQREVLLDVRGLKKYFPVRGAGKGKDVVKAVDNVSFHIHKGETFGLVGESGCGKSTTGRSIVRLFDVTDGSIMFGGQDVAKMNERQLKPFRKRMQTIFQDPYSSLNPGMDVQQIISEPMEIHNYASKAEMKGRALDLMNRVGLKPEHAERYPHEFSGGQRQRISIARALSVNPEFILCDEPLSALDVSVQAQVVNMLEDLQAEMGLTYLFIAHDLSMVRHISNRIGVMYRGKLVEVAPTEELYRNPVHPYTQALLAAIPVPDPSVRNVAPPVYSGDTDPSARGRDEEPEWMEVSPGHFVSGYRDRI
- a CDS encoding GntR family transcriptional regulator, producing MRILISNASSDPIYIQILTQIRQSILSGELAAGETLPSIRQLAKDLQVSVITTKRVYEELEKEKLIDSVVGKGSFVSGANQDFIREQRLKRMEEKMLDILRESKELGMSAQEVIKHFTLLVEEEHT